CCGTGACCGCGGACCAGGTCGATACCGGTGGAGCGGAGCCACTCGACCTGGCTGTCGTCGTGCCAGTGCCAGGTGAACTCGTCTCGGCGGGCCAGCACGGCGGCCGCGTCCAGCTCCCCGGTGACCGCCTCCCGGGTGCCGGGCAGCGCCCGCGCGTGCGCCAGCGCCAGCCACGGGCGGAGCAGCGCCTTGCTCGGCATGCAGGCCCAGTACGAGCACTCACCGCCGATCAGCTGACTCTCCACCAGAACGGTGCTCAGCCCGGCGGCTTTCGCCCGGTCGGCCAGGTTCTCGCCGGTCGGACCGCCGCCGAGGACCACCACGTCGTACTGCTCGGGCTTGGGGCTCATCGCTTCACGCTCTCGCTCGACCGGCCGGGTACCGCGCCCATCCTGCGCCCGGGGCGGTGCGCCCCGCCAGTGCCGCCCCGGCGTGTCGCCGATGGTGGGCACCCCTGCCGCCCCCGCTTGCGGTCTGGCATGATTCCGGCTCATGCCCACCCCTGCCGTCGCGCCCGTCGCGCCTCACGACCCGAGCCCGAGCGTCTGCCCGGACTGTGCCGCCGTACTGGAGGCCGACGAGCGGTTCCCGGTCTGGTGCCCGGCCTGCGAGTGGAACCTGCAACCGGCCGAGCCCGTCCGGGAGCTGACTCCGAAGCAGCGCCGCCGGGCCGAGCGCGCGGAACGCCGCGCGAAGGCCGGGAAGCGCAAGTTCCAGGCCCGGGTGGAGGGACTGTTCGACGCCCTGCTGAACGGTGATGCCGCGGCCGTCGGCCGGGACTGGCTGCTGGCGGCGACCCTGGCCGGGGCGGTGCACCTGGTCTCGCTGACCGTGCTGGGCGGCTCGACGGCGCTGTTGCTGTTCGGGACCTGGCCGCTGCGCGCGGTCGCGGTCTGCTGCCTGGGGCTCGGCTTCCTGCTCCGCCCCCGGTTCGGCCGGATCCGCCCCGACGAGACCTACCTGACCCGGGCCGAGGCGCCCGCGCTGTACGCCCTGGCGGACCGGGTGGCGGCGGCGGTGGGTGCCCGGCCGGTCGACCACATCCGGGCCGACGGGAGGTTCAACGCCTCGTTCCGCCGGGCCGGGCTGCGCCGCCGGAGCGTGCTGTCGATCGGGCTGCCGCTCTGGAGCACGCTCACCCCGTCGCAGCGGGTCGCCGTGCTGGGGCACGAGTTCGGGCACGACGTGAACGGCGACCACCGGCGCGGCATCTGGTTGAACTGGGCGCTGACCGCGCTGGAGGAGTGGCACCTGATCATCCAGCCGACCAGCTTCCTCGCCCGGCTGCTGCTGGCGGCGCCGAAGTGGCTGACCGGGCGGCTGCTGGAACTGATGGACCGGCTCACCGTGCGATCCGGCCAGGCCGCCGAGTACCGGGCCGACGAGCTGTCGGCCCGGGTGACCTCGGTCGAGACCGCTCGGCAGACCCTCGAGGCGCTGCTGCTCCGCCCGAGCGCCGAGACGGTGCAGCTCCGCTACCGCAGCCTGCCGAGGCAGCGCAGCGGCCCGAACGCCGGTCGCCCCGAGGCGGACCTGTGGGCCGAACTCGGCGCGCTGGCCGGCAGCCTGACCCCGCTGGAGCGGGAGCGCCGACTGCGGCTGTCCGTCCGGGAAGCCGGTGCGGTGGACTCCACCCACCCGCCGACCCACCTCCGGATCAAGCTGATCGGCCGCCGCCCCGTCGACGCGCACCCGGTGCTGTTCGGCGCGGCCGAGCAGGCGGCGGTGGAAGCCGAGCTGGCACCGGCCCGGGACCGGTTGGTCCGCGAGCTGCTGCCGGGCTGACCAGCGCCGCGGCCGAAAAATCGGAGGCCCGGCGGCGGACCGTGCGGTTAGGGTACGGCGGTGACCGAGCTGAGTCAGGACCCGGGCGAGCCGGACGTGCGCAGTGCCGGGCGGTACCTCTGGTGGCTGGCGGTCAGTCAGCGCAGACGGGTGGCCGCGGGGGCGGTGTTCGGCACGGTCTGGATGCTGGGTCTGGTCCTCCCGTCCTACCTGCTGTCCCGCGCGGTCGACGACGGGCTGAAGGCGGGCCGCCCCGGCGCGCTGGTCGGCTGGTCGCTGGCGCTGGTGGTGGTCGGGACGACCACCGCGCTGATCGGCGTCGCCCGGCACCGCACGATGACCAAGGTCCGGATGGACGCCACCTTCCGTACCGTCCGGGTGGTGGTCCGGCAGGCCGTCCGGCTCGGGTCGGTGCTGTCCGGGCAGACGGCCGCCGGTGAGGTGGTGACCATCGGTGTCGCCGACGTGCAGCGGATGAGCGCGACCCTGACCATGACCGGACCGGGCGTCGGCGCGGTGATCACGTACCTGGTGGTCGCGGCGCTGCTGCTGGACATCTCCCCGCTGCTGGCGGCCTTGGTGCTGCTCGGTGTACCGCTGCTCGCGCTGCTGATCGGGCCGATGCTCGGCCGGCTCCAGGGCGCGGAGGCCAGGTACCGCGAGCGGCAGGGCAGGCTGGCGGGCCGGTTCGAGGACATGGTCGGCGGGCTGCGGGTGCTGCACGGGCTCGGTGGCAAGGAGGTGTACGCCGCCCGGTACCGGCACGACTCGCAGCAGCAACTGACGGACGGCTACCGGGTCGGCGCGGTGACCAGCTGGATCCAGTCGCTCGGCGCCGGGCTGCCGATCCTGTTCCTGGCGGCCGTGACCTGGGTGGCCGCCCGGCTGGCGGCGCAGGGCAGCATCACGGTCGGCGAGCTGGTCGCGGTGTACGGGTACACGGCGGCGCTGAACATCCCGGTCTGGTTCATGATCGAGGGCGGCCAGGACCTCAGCCGGGCGCTGGTGGCCGCCCGGCGTACGGTGCGGTTCCTCTCCCTGACCCCCCGTCAGGACGGCTCGGACGTTCCGGCCCCGGAGGGCGCCGAGCCGCTGCGCGATCTCGAGTCGGGGGTCGAGGTGGCCCCCGGCCGGTTCACCGTGCTGGCCTGCGCCCGGCCCGGCGACTCCGCTGCGGTGGTCGACCGGCTGGCCCGGTTCACCGACGCCGAGGGCTGTACCTGGGGCACCGTCGGGCTGGACCAGGTCGGGCTGGCGACCGTGCGCGAGCGGATCCTGATCGCCGACAACGAGGCGGCGCTGTTCGCCGGGTCGCTCCGGGAACTGCTCACCGGTCGTCAGGAGCAGGAGGACAAGGCGCTGCTGGAGGCCCTCGAAGCGGCGGCCGCGCTGGACGTGATGCGCGGGCTGCCCGCCGGGTTCGAGTCGACCGTGGACGCTGAGGGCCGCAACCTGTCCGGCGGCCAGCGGCAGCGGCTGCGACTGGCCCGGGCGCTGCTCGCCGACCCGGAGATCCTGCTCGCGGTCGAGCCGACCTCGGCCGTCGACTCGCACACCGAGGCGGCGATGGCCGCCGGGCTGCGGGCCTTCCGCGCGGGCCGCACCACCCTGGTCACCAGTACCTCGCCGCTGCTCCTCGACCGGGCCGACACCGTCGTCCACCTGGTGGACGGGCGGGTGGCGGCCACCGGTCCGCACCGCGAGCTGCTCCGCGACCACCCCGGCTACCGGGCCCTGGTCACCCGGGACGAGCCCGCCACTTCGCTGCCCGCCCCGCGCACCGCCGAGGAGTCCGTCCGATGACCACCGCACCCACCGGCGCCGCCCACCAGCTCCCGGTCGCGGGCGTGCCCGAGGTGCGCCGCGCCGCTCGGGAGCTGATCCGGCAGGACCGCCGGGCGTTGGCCGGGGTCATGGCCCTGAACGTGCTGGCCGCCGCTGCGGGCCTGGCCGGTCCCGCGCTGCTCGGCCGGATCATCGACCGGGTCGGCGCCGGTGCCGGGGCGGCCGCCGTGGACCGGCTCGCGCTGGCGGTGCTGGTCTGCGCCCTGCTGCAGCTGCTGCTCACCCGGCAGGCCCGCTACCTCGGCCACCGGATCGGCGAACGGACCTCCGCCCGGGTCCGGGAACGGTTCGTCGAGCGGGCCCTCGACCTGCCGCCGACCGTGGTCGAACGCGCGGGCACCGGCGATCTGACGGCCCGTGGCACCACCGACGTGGCGGAGGTCGGCACCATGCTGCGGGACTCCGCGCCCCGGGTCTTCATCGCCGTGCTCGAGGTGCTGTTCATCCTCGGCGCGGTCCTGCTGATCAACCCGCTGCTCGGCGCCTGCGGTGCCCTCGGGCTCTCCGGCATCTGGTTCGGCACCCGCTGGTACCTGCGTCGGGCCCGCACGGCGTACCTGACCGAGGGCGCGGCCAACTCCGCCGTCGCCGAGGTGCTGGCCGCCACCGCCGCCGGGGCCAGGACGGTGGAGGCCCTCGGTCTCCAGCAGCGCCGGACCGCCGCCGCCGAGACGGTGATCGCCACCGCCCGGCGGGCCCGGTTGCGGACGCTGTACCTGCGCAGCGTGTTCTTCCCGGTGATCGACGCCTCCTACCTGGTCCCGGTGGCGATCGTGCTGCTGATCGGCGGCCCGTTGCACGCGCACGGCGTGCTGAGCCTGGGCGCCGTGGTGGCCACCGCGATGTACCTGCGCCGGCTGGCCGACCCGCTGGACGTGGTGCTGCTCCAGGTCGAGCAACTCCAGAGCAGCGGCGCCTCGTTCGCCCGGGTGGAGGGGATCGGCACCGCCCCGAGGACCGGGACCGGCGGCGCCGGCACGCCGGTGGACGACCGGATCGAGGTCACCGGCGTCCGCTACGGCTACGACGGCGGCCCGGACGTGCTGCACGGCGTGGAGCTGACGGTCCGTCCGGGCGAACGGCTCGCTGTGGTGGGCCCGTCCGGCTCGGGGAAGAGCACCCTGAGCCGCCTGCTGGCCGGGATGGACCGGCCGCGGGCCGGCAGTGTGACGGTCGGCGGGGTGCCGATCGCGGACCTCGACCCGGAGGCGCTGCGCCGCCAGGTCGTGCTGGTCACCCAGGAGCACCACGTCTTCCTCGGCACCCTGCGGGACAACCTGCGGATCGCCGCCCCCGAGGCCGGGGACGACGACCTGCTGGCCGCGCTGGACGCGGTGGGCTGGGCGCACCCGCTGCCGGACGGCCTGGACACCGAGCTCGGCCCGGCCGGTCACCGGCTGGACGGCGCCCAGTCCCAGCAGCTCGCGCTGGCCCGGGTGGTGCTGGCCGACCCGCACACGCTGATCCTGGACGAGGCGACCGCCCTGCTCGACCCGACCGCCGCCCGGGCCACCGAACGCGCGCTGGCCGCCGTACTGGAGGGCCGGACGGTGATCGCGGTGGCGCACCGGCTGCACACCGCGCACGACGCCGACCGGGTGGCCGTGATGGAGGACGGCCGGCTCACCGAGCTCGGCAGCCACCACGAACTGGTCGCCGCGGGCGGTCCGTACGCGGCGCTCTGGCGGTCCTGGCAGCAGTGACCGTCAGGCAGTGGAGGGACCATCAGGCCGTGGCGAGCTCCGGCTCGGGCTGAGCGGTCATCAGGCGCTGCGGCCGGCGCACCAGCAGGTAGCCGAGGCCGGTCAGGGTGACCAGGCCGACGCCGAGCAGGGCGGCCCAGACCTGGTACCAGGGGGCGCCGGGCGGCACCAGGACGGCGCGCGGCCAGCAGATGTTGACCACCTCGAAGCCGGTCCACAGCACGGCGAGCAGGTTGACCGGGGTGCCCCAGCGGCCGAGCGAGACGGCGCCGGCGGGGCGCCAGGTGCCGCGCAGCCTGGCGGTCAGCGCGGCCACGCTGAGCAGGAAGAACGGCAGGAAGGTGGCCGCGCTGCCGAAGGTGATCAGGCTGCCGATCGCGGTGGACTCCAGGCCGAGCGGCAGCGCGGCGGCGCTGACCAGGGTGGCGGCGACCAGGCCGCCGATCGGGGCCTGACGGCGGTTCACCTTGCGGACCTGACGGGAGAACGGGAAGACGCCGTCCCGGGCGAGCGAGTACAGGCCCCGGGCAGCGCCGCCCTGGGAGGCCATCAGGCAGGCGGTGAAGCTGACCACGACCACCAGCACGAAGGGCTTGGCCGACCAGTCGCCGAAGCCGGTCACCACGGCGGTGGTGACCGGGTCGAGGTCCTGACCGGCGATCACGGCGGCCGGGTCGGGGTGCGCGAGCACCACCGAGACGGCGTTCAGGATCACCACGACACCCACGCTGAGCAGCGCCCAGCGCATCGCGCGCGGCACCTGGCGGGCGGCGTCCTTGGTCTCCTCGGCGGTGGAGACGCAGGCGTCGAAGCCGATGAAGGCCCAGCCGCCGACCGCGATCACGGCGAGCAGCGAGCCGAGCCCGCCGGTGCCGGTGACGGCGGAGGCGTCCAGGGTGTCGGTGAGCAGCGCGAAGCCGTGCTGACGGAAGAACAGCAGCAGGGCCAGGCCGACCAGCACCGAGGCGATCAGTTCGGCGGCGATCCCGGCCGAGACGAACCAGCGCAGCAGGTTGATGCCGTAGGCGTTGACCAGCGTGCAGCAGAGCATGAACGCGGCGGCCACCAGCACCAGCCCGACCGGGGTCGGGGTGGCCCCGACCAGGGCGAAGAGCCAGGGCGCGGCCAGGTAGGCGACCGTGGTGTTGGCGAACATCACCGCGAACTGCCAGAGCCAGCCGCTCATCCAGGCGAAGCCGGGCCCGACCAGCCGCCGGGCCCACTGGTACGCGCCGCCGGCCAGCGGCCACTGCGAGGCGAGCTCGGAGTAGACCGCGACCACCAGCAGCTGGCCGAGCAGGCAGACCGGCAGGGCCCAGATCCAGGCACCGCCCTGGATGCTCATGCCGACCTGGGCCACCGCGTAGAGGCCCACCACGGGGGAGACCACGGCGAAGCCCATCGAGATGTTGCCGAGCACGCCGAGGCTGCGGCGCAGCTCCTGGCGGTAGCCGAGGGCGGCCAGCCGCTCGGCGTCGGAGGAGGGGACGGTTCTCTCGGTCATCGGGAAGCCACCTTGCCGTCATAAAACTAACTTTGTTAGTCGGGGACGGTAGCCGCTGACCGGTGAGTACGGAAGGGTCGACACCAGGCTGTAACGTGGCCGGATCGACGGACGGGTGCCGCGGCGGGTGGCGCAGCGGCGATGGGGCAGGTCGACGGGGCAGGGCGGAGGGCGGGGACGTGGGGCGACCCAGCAGGGCGCTGCTGAGCAGGGAGATCATCGCCAGGGCGGCGCTCGCCGTGGTGGACGAGGCCGGCCCGGACGGCCTCACCATGCGGGCGCTGGCCGACCGGCTCGGGGTCAAGGCCGCCTCGCTCTACAACCACGTGGCCGGGAAGGACGAGCTGATCGACTCGCTCGCCGAGCTGGTCAACGCCGAGATCGACCTCGCCCCGCTGGCCGGCCCGGAGTGGCGGGCGGGCATCGCCGGGTACGCCCGGGGCTACCGCGCGGTCTTCCGCCGACACCCCAACACGATCGCCCTGCTGGCCCGCCGCCGGGTCGAGGCGGACCGCCAACTGCTCGGCTACGAGGCACTGTTGGCCGCACTCGGCCGGGCCGGACTGGGGCCGGCCGACGCGGCGGAGGCGGCGGCCGCGCTGGACTACCTGGTGCTCGGCTCCGCGCTGGAGACCTTCACCGCCGGGTTCGCCCGCCCCGCCGAGGAGTACCGCCCTGACTACCCGTCACTGGCGGATGCGCTGACCGAATCGGCCGCCCGGGGCGGCGGGCTGGACGAGCGCGGCTTCGAACTGGCCCTCGGGCTGCTGCTGGACGGGCTGGCCGCCCGGGTCTGATGCGAGGGCCTGGGACATGCGGAGGGCGGGCCCGGTCTCGTCCCCGGGCCCGCCCACGTTCCACCGCGCCTACTGCTGCTCGGCCTTCTCCGCCGCAACCTTGGCCCGGACCTCGTCCATGTCCAGCTCGCGGGCCTTGCCGATCAGGTCCTCCAGCACCGGCGCGGGCAGGGCGCCCGCCTGGGAGAAGACCAGCGTGCCGTCCCGGATGATCGCCAGGGTCGGGATCGACTGGATGTCGAAGGCCGCCGCCAGCTCCCGCTGCGCCTCGGTGTCCACCTTGGCGAAGACGATGTCGGAGTGGCGCTCGGCGGCCTGCTCGTAGACCGGCGCGAACCGTACGCAGGGGCCGCACCAGCCGGCCCAGAAGTCGATGAAGACGAAGTTCTTGTCGTCAGCGCCCCCGATCACCTCGTCGAAGTTCTCGGTGGTCAGTTCGACGGTGCTCATAACGGCCTGCCTGCCCTTCTCGTCCGGCTGCGATCTGCGTCGGCGTCAACGGTCCGGCCCGCCGAGCTATTCCAGTGGGGCTAGTTGGTGGGCACGTAGTCGAAGCGCGGCGTCAGGGTGCCGAACATCGAGTCCGCCTTGAGCCCGTCGCCGAAGTACGCCTTGGTCAGTGTGGCCGCGTCCTCGGTGACGTGGAACGGCACCCGGTCCAGGGTGAAGCCGGTCAGGGTGGGCCGGCCGTTGGCGAGCACCTCGGCCGGGGTGGTGTAGGCGATCAGCGTCTCGTCGCTGACCGACTCGCCGTTGACCTTGACGCCGGCCGAGTAGCCGGGCTGGGGCATGACCCGGATCCAGGTCGGCACCAGCTCGATGTAGGTCTGGCTGCTGTCCTGCTTCAGGGTGATGCCGCCGGGGTAGAAGATCCGGCCCTTCTCGTCCAGGTGGTCACCTGCGGTGGAGCCGATCGGCATGTCGAAGCCGAACCCGTCCGGGTCGAGCGTGAACGGCGCGATCGCGCCCAGCTTGATGTCCTTGGCGATCAGCCACGCCTTGGTGGTGTCACTGACCCGGACCTTGGCGCTGCCCCAGGGGGAGATGTAGATCCGGGAGGCGCGCTGATCAGCGCCTTGAGTCACCGGTGCGGAGGCCTGCGCGGTCGGGGCCAGGGCGACCGGAGCGGCCAGGGCGAGGGCGGTGGCGGCGATGGCGAGCTTGCGGAGAATGCGCATGTTCGTGCTCCTGAAGGGGGTCGGGTCAGGGGATGTAGCGGAAGGTGCCGGAGAGGACGCCGAACGGTTCCCCGGCCTGGAACGAGGTGCCGAGCGCGTCGTTGAGCGTGTCGGCACCGACCTCGGTCAGGGTGAGCGGGACCTTCGCGGTCTTGATGCCGCCGAAGGTGAGGCCCCAGCCGACGCCGAAGGCGTCGCGCAGCGTGTACGAGCAGAACAGCTGCTCGGTCGGCGACTTGACGCCGTTGACGACCAGCTCGGAGGACAGGCCCCGGTCCGGCCAGAACCGCAGCCAGAACTCGTCCATGGTCCAACTGCCGCTGGTCTGCGGGTTGGTGAGAGTCACCCCGCCCGGGTAGTACACCCGGCCGAAGTTCTCCAGGTCGATGTA
This genomic interval from Kitasatospora gansuensis contains the following:
- a CDS encoding M48 family metallopeptidase, producing the protein MPTPAVAPVAPHDPSPSVCPDCAAVLEADERFPVWCPACEWNLQPAEPVRELTPKQRRRAERAERRAKAGKRKFQARVEGLFDALLNGDAAAVGRDWLLAATLAGAVHLVSLTVLGGSTALLLFGTWPLRAVAVCCLGLGFLLRPRFGRIRPDETYLTRAEAPALYALADRVAAAVGARPVDHIRADGRFNASFRRAGLRRRSVLSIGLPLWSTLTPSQRVAVLGHEFGHDVNGDHRRGIWLNWALTALEEWHLIIQPTSFLARLLLAAPKWLTGRLLELMDRLTVRSGQAAEYRADELSARVTSVETARQTLEALLLRPSAETVQLRYRSLPRQRSGPNAGRPEADLWAELGALAGSLTPLERERRLRLSVREAGAVDSTHPPTHLRIKLIGRRPVDAHPVLFGAAEQAAVEAELAPARDRLVRELLPG
- a CDS encoding ABC transporter ATP-binding protein, with amino-acid sequence MTELSQDPGEPDVRSAGRYLWWLAVSQRRRVAAGAVFGTVWMLGLVLPSYLLSRAVDDGLKAGRPGALVGWSLALVVVGTTTALIGVARHRTMTKVRMDATFRTVRVVVRQAVRLGSVLSGQTAAGEVVTIGVADVQRMSATLTMTGPGVGAVITYLVVAALLLDISPLLAALVLLGVPLLALLIGPMLGRLQGAEARYRERQGRLAGRFEDMVGGLRVLHGLGGKEVYAARYRHDSQQQLTDGYRVGAVTSWIQSLGAGLPILFLAAVTWVAARLAAQGSITVGELVAVYGYTAALNIPVWFMIEGGQDLSRALVAARRTVRFLSLTPRQDGSDVPAPEGAEPLRDLESGVEVAPGRFTVLACARPGDSAAVVDRLARFTDAEGCTWGTVGLDQVGLATVRERILIADNEAALFAGSLRELLTGRQEQEDKALLEALEAAAALDVMRGLPAGFESTVDAEGRNLSGGQRQRLRLARALLADPEILLAVEPTSAVDSHTEAAMAAGLRAFRAGRTTLVTSTSPLLLDRADTVVHLVDGRVAATGPHRELLRDHPGYRALVTRDEPATSLPAPRTAEESVR
- a CDS encoding ABC transporter ATP-binding protein yields the protein MTTAPTGAAHQLPVAGVPEVRRAARELIRQDRRALAGVMALNVLAAAAGLAGPALLGRIIDRVGAGAGAAAVDRLALAVLVCALLQLLLTRQARYLGHRIGERTSARVRERFVERALDLPPTVVERAGTGDLTARGTTDVAEVGTMLRDSAPRVFIAVLEVLFILGAVLLINPLLGACGALGLSGIWFGTRWYLRRARTAYLTEGAANSAVAEVLAATAAGARTVEALGLQQRRTAAAETVIATARRARLRTLYLRSVFFPVIDASYLVPVAIVLLIGGPLHAHGVLSLGAVVATAMYLRRLADPLDVVLLQVEQLQSSGASFARVEGIGTAPRTGTGGAGTPVDDRIEVTGVRYGYDGGPDVLHGVELTVRPGERLAVVGPSGSGKSTLSRLLAGMDRPRAGSVTVGGVPIADLDPEALRRQVVLVTQEHHVFLGTLRDNLRIAAPEAGDDDLLAALDAVGWAHPLPDGLDTELGPAGHRLDGAQSQQLALARVVLADPHTLILDEATALLDPTAARATERALAAVLEGRTVIAVAHRLHTAHDADRVAVMEDGRLTELGSHHELVAAGGPYAALWRSWQQ
- a CDS encoding APC family permease, producing the protein MTERTVPSSDAERLAALGYRQELRRSLGVLGNISMGFAVVSPVVGLYAVAQVGMSIQGGAWIWALPVCLLGQLLVVAVYSELASQWPLAGGAYQWARRLVGPGFAWMSGWLWQFAVMFANTTVAYLAAPWLFALVGATPTPVGLVLVAAAFMLCCTLVNAYGINLLRWFVSAGIAAELIASVLVGLALLLFFRQHGFALLTDTLDASAVTGTGGLGSLLAVIAVGGWAFIGFDACVSTAEETKDAARQVPRAMRWALLSVGVVVILNAVSVVLAHPDPAAVIAGQDLDPVTTAVVTGFGDWSAKPFVLVVVVSFTACLMASQGGAARGLYSLARDGVFPFSRQVRKVNRRQAPIGGLVAATLVSAAALPLGLESTAIGSLITFGSAATFLPFFLLSVAALTARLRGTWRPAGAVSLGRWGTPVNLLAVLWTGFEVVNICWPRAVLVPPGAPWYQVWAALLGVGLVTLTGLGYLLVRRPQRLMTAQPEPELATA
- a CDS encoding TetR/AcrR family transcriptional regulator C-terminal domain-containing protein translates to MGRPSRALLSREIIARAALAVVDEAGPDGLTMRALADRLGVKAASLYNHVAGKDELIDSLAELVNAEIDLAPLAGPEWRAGIAGYARGYRAVFRRHPNTIALLARRRVEADRQLLGYEALLAALGRAGLGPADAAEAAAALDYLVLGSALETFTAGFARPAEEYRPDYPSLADALTESAARGGGLDERGFELALGLLLDGLAARV
- a CDS encoding thioredoxin family protein produces the protein MSTVELTTENFDEVIGGADDKNFVFIDFWAGWCGPCVRFAPVYEQAAERHSDIVFAKVDTEAQRELAAAFDIQSIPTLAIIRDGTLVFSQAGALPAPVLEDLIGKARELDMDEVRAKVAAEKAEQQ